Proteins from a single region of Methanococcus maripaludis:
- a CDS encoding permease, translated as MTLKASTKKSAKSLWNAFPLILGTILLVSLLTTVIPKSFYLRIFSKSTILDSFIGTLVGSISAGNPIVSYVLAGELLNEGISLIAVTAFLVSWVTVGIIQLPAESAILGKRFAFLRNVTAFILSIVVAIMTVSILRVI; from the coding sequence ATGACTCTAAAAGCTTCGACTAAAAAATCCGCAAAATCCCTATGGAACGCTTTTCCTCTGATTTTGGGAACTATTTTACTTGTAAGTTTACTCACGACAGTGATTCCAAAATCATTCTACTTAAGAATATTCAGCAAAAGCACGATTCTGGATTCATTTATCGGAACTTTAGTTGGAAGTATATCTGCGGGAAACCCCATTGTCAGCTATGTTTTGGCAGGAGAATTGCTAAACGAAGGTATCAGTTTGATAGCAGTGACCGCATTTTTAGTTTCGTGGGTTACAGTCGGCATCATACAGCTTCCTGCAGAATCAGCAATATTGGGGAAAAGATTTGCTTTTTTAAGAAACGTTACTGCATTTATATTATCAATAGTCGTTGCCATAATGACTGTATCGATACTACGGGTAATTTAA
- a CDS encoding cobaltochelatase subunit CobN: protein MRFKNIFLILLSVMLLSLSITAVSAEEDDPKIAFVVIGSDEAYMVNEAAEGTNVNVTVYYSARSSDVNLTYNSFEEMDLSSYDAIFVYPNTAMLFLGADVRDEIEEAINNTVDPATPVIDLGFGTGNVDLSEHPYIEAYTGNASTENIRRMISYLAITFCGTDGTIEEPIAVPDDGIYHPDSALVFEDLDSYLEWYSTDDGTHHIYDPNNVTVGLTFFDSNTGSKGNLVVDATIRELESRGVNVIPAFKPTLLYEDTPIMFQADGEWLPDAFIDFGYGVWVIPVLNKNTTYLQEAGVPVINAVMYSQSLDEWVNGTTGSAYDFQYQIPLMEIGGHIESIVVSAKVADETYGVELDTPIPAQVDWMVNRTLNWVKLQKIENEEKKVAIIYYNHAPGKQDVMTASNLDVAPSIANLVEYMDENGYDLGEELPNSTCIRELVLEQGRNIGNWAPGEMEELVNNYDVELLPVEQYMEWFHELPQDKQDEVIDTWGEAPGDCMVYENSSGQYFVFPKISLGNVVLVPQPTRGGSDNDSLLYHDQTLPPSHQYIAFYMWLDKQYEADALINMGRHGTQEWLAGKGVGLSIEDCWPAIMIQDMPSIYIYEVGGIGEGIQAKRRGNAVIVDHLTPPVITCGLYGNLSTMHLKMHLYEEEESESLKEEYKKSIISLYETLGFDTTFNISTDELSSYNETEFDSFVLEGPVHDYLHELAQETMTYGLHVLGEPPEGDALVAMVYSIVSDDLIESISKVVEDDHILDTAHQPNAVTELIEDVILNGTSPDEAVMNKLNISGTVTKEVVATAISDEDGNYTLENIPNGNYTLTSFKYIQMGSMGMWFIDETDVTVQDGQDISDFNVTTHTASSDDGNNELETITALNILLQRADISGKTLGSSRMGGTQPYVNVTVVLTDDRGELVANTTSDEDGNYTLENIPNGNYTLTSFKYIQMGSMGMWFIDETDVTVQDGQDISDFNVTTHTASSDDGNNELETITALNILLQRADISGKTLGSSRMGGTQPYVNVTVVLTDDRGELVANTTSDEDGNYTLENIPNENYTLTSFKYIQMGSMGMWFIDETDVTVQDGQDISDFNVTTHTASSDDGNNELETITALNILLQRADISGKTLGSSRMGGTQPYVNVTVVLTQETVKSSEEAAEIIETLNYASEIAENIAACSCELQGVIDALDGKYIVPGLGDDPIRSPEVIPTGRNFYAFNPNIIPTEEAWNVGKQLVDDFLEEWLEEYGEYPEKVGFVLWSSETGRHKGVMEAEILYLLGVEPVWDDSNVEGVRLIDSEELGRPRIDVVVTMSGVYRDDYNWQVELMDMAARLAAESEDDIEYENYVKTHSDEIYDLLMATGNYTEEDANLLSKSRIFGPSPGTWGVGEFRSAVERGDSWDNDSILADLYISSMSNIYVGGEWGGQETETFREVLSGTDALLFSRSGNDGRGSSSVVFDHVYEFYGGFATAVRDISGEDPVKFIVDLKDADEATTEAFSSYLAKELLSTYYNPLYVSGLMSSGYAGAAEISNIIEDLAGLQYTIPGGITGEMWEQMYNIYVEDAYNLGMDEWYATENPWAKQALESKMLEVAMKDYWDADDAILENLANEYIQSVVEYGVTCCHHTCGFLELNEWAVTHSSVDEETLKEFERLYEEATQKDISISEDSTEVQEQNDESSSSEPDTYSKVYSGNESVVKAVNATNATMVTNTTVTEDAAPSVGSDGGRSSSGSSSSATTAESSSSSTSKTQKAYEVTMNDEPEQSETSGTTVIAIVGAVAMTGLVGVGYFKQNPEIFTNIINALKLLRRR from the coding sequence ATGCGGTTTAAAAATATATTTTTGATATTGCTGAGCGTAATGCTGTTATCATTGTCAATTACAGCAGTTTCAGCAGAAGAAGATGATCCTAAGATAGCATTTGTAGTCATTGGATCTGATGAAGCCTACATGGTCAATGAGGCAGCTGAAGGAACAAATGTGAATGTTACAGTATACTACAGTGCACGTAGCTCTGATGTAAATCTAACCTATAATAGTTTTGAAGAAATGGATTTAAGTAGTTATGATGCAATTTTCGTGTATCCAAACACTGCTATGCTATTTTTAGGAGCTGACGTCAGAGATGAAATTGAAGAAGCTATTAATAACACGGTAGATCCAGCTACCCCGGTAATTGACCTAGGATTTGGAACGGGAAATGTTGATCTTTCAGAACACCCTTATATTGAAGCTTACACAGGCAATGCAAGTACTGAAAATATAAGACGGATGATCTCGTACTTAGCAATAACGTTCTGTGGAACAGATGGAACTATTGAAGAACCAATTGCTGTTCCCGATGATGGTATCTACCACCCAGATTCAGCGTTAGTTTTTGAAGACTTAGATAGTTACCTTGAATGGTATTCAACTGATGATGGAACCCATCACATTTATGACCCAAATAATGTTACAGTGGGGCTCACATTCTTTGATTCCAATACTGGAAGTAAAGGTAACCTTGTTGTGGATGCCACAATAAGAGAACTTGAATCAAGGGGCGTTAATGTAATCCCTGCTTTTAAACCAACATTACTGTATGAAGATACCCCAATCATGTTCCAAGCAGATGGAGAATGGTTACCTGATGCATTCATTGATTTTGGATACGGTGTATGGGTAATTCCAGTACTTAACAAAAATACAACGTACCTTCAAGAAGCAGGTGTTCCTGTTATCAATGCAGTTATGTACTCACAATCACTTGATGAGTGGGTTAACGGTACAACGGGAAGTGCTTATGATTTCCAATACCAAATACCATTAATGGAAATCGGAGGGCATATCGAATCTATTGTAGTCAGCGCAAAAGTGGCTGATGAAACATACGGAGTAGAATTAGATACCCCAATCCCAGCACAGGTTGACTGGATGGTTAATAGAACCCTAAACTGGGTTAAGCTCCAGAAAATAGAGAATGAAGAAAAAAAAGTTGCTATAATTTATTATAACCACGCTCCAGGTAAGCAAGATGTAATGACTGCATCAAACCTCGATGTTGCTCCAAGTATTGCAAATCTTGTTGAATACATGGATGAAAATGGTTATGATCTCGGCGAAGAACTCCCTAACAGTACCTGTATAAGAGAATTAGTACTTGAACAGGGTAGAAACATTGGAAACTGGGCACCTGGTGAAATGGAAGAATTAGTTAACAATTATGATGTGGAATTACTTCCAGTAGAACAGTATATGGAATGGTTCCATGAACTTCCACAGGATAAACAGGATGAAGTAATAGACACATGGGGCGAAGCTCCTGGAGATTGCATGGTATATGAAAACAGTTCAGGCCAATACTTTGTTTTTCCAAAAATCTCACTTGGAAACGTGGTATTAGTTCCTCAGCCAACCAGAGGCGGTTCTGACAATGACAGTCTTTTATATCACGACCAGACACTCCCTCCAAGTCACCAGTATATTGCATTTTACATGTGGCTTGATAAGCAGTATGAAGCAGATGCCTTAATTAATATGGGTAGACACGGTACTCAGGAATGGTTAGCAGGAAAAGGTGTTGGCCTTTCGATAGAAGACTGCTGGCCAGCTATAATGATACAAGACATGCCTTCCATCTATATTTATGAAGTTGGTGGAATTGGTGAAGGTATTCAAGCAAAACGTAGAGGAAATGCAGTCATTGTGGATCACCTTACCCCTCCAGTTATCACATGTGGGCTCTACGGTAATTTATCAACGATGCACCTAAAAATGCACCTGTATGAAGAAGAAGAAAGTGAATCGCTTAAAGAAGAATACAAAAAAAGCATAATTTCGCTATATGAAACTTTAGGGTTTGATACAACATTTAATATTTCAACAGATGAATTAAGCTCGTACAATGAAACGGAATTTGACAGTTTCGTTCTTGAAGGGCCTGTACATGATTATCTACACGAACTTGCTCAAGAAACAATGACATACGGGTTACACGTACTTGGGGAACCTCCTGAGGGAGATGCGCTCGTAGCAATGGTGTACTCAATTGTTTCAGACGATCTTATAGAAAGTATTTCGAAAGTTGTTGAAGATGACCACATACTTGATACGGCTCATCAGCCCAATGCAGTCACCGAATTAATTGAAGATGTAATCTTAAATGGAACATCTCCGGATGAAGCTGTAATGAATAAATTAAACATATCCGGTACAGTAACTAAGGAAGTGGTTGCCACTGCAATAAGTGATGAAGATGGAAACTACACGTTAGAAAATATTCCAAATGGAAACTATACACTTACAAGTTTCAAATATATTCAAATGGGCAGCATGGGAATGTGGTTTATTGACGAAACAGACGTAACTGTTCAGGATGGACAGGATATTTCTGATTTCAATGTAACTACTCATACCGCATCATCTGATGATGGAAATAATGAACTAGAAACAATCACTGCATTGAATATTTTATTGCAGAGGGCAGATATTTCAGGAAAAACTCTTGGAAGCTCACGTATGGGTGGAACACAGCCATATGTAAATGTAACTGTAGTTCTTACCGACGACAGAGGGGAACTTGTAGCCAACACTACGAGTGATGAAGATGGAAACTACACGTTAGAAAATATTCCAAATGGAAACTATACACTTACAAGTTTCAAATATATTCAAATGGGCAGCATGGGAATGTGGTTCATTGACGAAACAGACGTAACTGTTCAGGATGGACAGGATATTTCTGATTTCAATGTAACTACTCATACCGCATCATCTGATGATGGAAATAATGAACTAGAAACAATCACTGCATTGAATATTTTATTGCAGAGGGCAGATATTTCAGGAAAAACTCTTGGAAGCTCACGTATGGGTGGAACACAGCCATATGTAAATGTAACTGTAGTTCTTACCGACGACAGAGGGGAACTTGTAGCCAACACTACGAGTGATGAAGATGGAAACTACACGTTAGAAAATATTCCAAATGAAAACTATACACTTACAAGTTTCAAATATATTCAAATGGGCAGCATGGGAATGTGGTTCATTGACGAAACAGACGTAACTGTTCAGGATGGACAGGATATTTCTGATTTCAATGTAACTACTCATACCGCATCATCTGATGATGGAAATAATGAACTAGAAACAATCACTGCATTGAATATTTTATTGCAGAGGGCAGATATTTCAGGAAAAACTCTTGGAAGCTCACGTATGGGTGGAACACAGCCATATGTAAATGTAACTGTAGTTCTTACACAAGAAACTGTCAAAAGTTCGGAAGAAGCTGCAGAAATAATCGAAACACTTAATTATGCATCAGAAATCGCTGAAAATATAGCAGCATGTTCTTGTGAACTACAGGGCGTTATCGATGCGCTTGATGGAAAGTATATTGTTCCTGGCCTTGGAGACGACCCAATAAGAAGTCCCGAGGTAATTCCAACAGGAAGAAACTTCTATGCATTTAATCCAAATATTATACCTACCGAAGAAGCCTGGAATGTTGGAAAACAACTTGTTGATGATTTCTTGGAAGAATGGCTAGAAGAATACGGAGAATACCCTGAAAAAGTAGGATTTGTATTATGGTCATCTGAAACAGGCCGACATAAGGGAGTTATGGAAGCAGAAATATTATATCTCTTGGGAGTTGAACCTGTATGGGATGATTCAAATGTTGAAGGAGTAAGACTCATTGACAGTGAAGAGCTCGGCAGGCCAAGAATTGACGTAGTAGTCACAATGTCAGGAGTATATCGTGATGACTATAACTGGCAGGTAGAATTAATGGACATGGCTGCAAGACTTGCTGCAGAATCTGAAGATGATATAGAATACGAAAATTATGTCAAAACACATTCTGACGAAATATACGATTTATTAATGGCTACAGGCAATTACACAGAAGAAGACGCTAACTTACTTTCCAAATCTAGAATATTTGGCCCTTCTCCAGGAACTTGGGGAGTTGGAGAGTTTAGAAGTGCAGTTGAAAGAGGAGATTCTTGGGATAATGATAGTATCCTTGCTGATTTATACATAAGTTCTATGTCAAACATTTATGTAGGCGGAGAATGGGGCGGACAGGAAACTGAAACGTTTAGAGAAGTACTCTCTGGAACTGATGCCTTATTATTCAGCCGTAGTGGTAATGATGGTAGAGGATCAAGCAGTGTTGTATTTGACCACGTTTACGAGTTTTACGGAGGATTTGCAACAGCTGTACGAGATATTAGCGGAGAAGACCCTGTAAAATTCATTGTAGATCTAAAAGACGCTGATGAAGCCACCACAGAAGCGTTCAGCTCTTATCTTGCAAAAGAACTACTTTCAACATATTATAATCCATTATACGTTAGTGGACTGATGAGTTCAGGATATGCAGGTGCAGCTGAGATTTCGAACATTATTGAAGATCTTGCAGGACTTCAATACACCATTCCGGGAGGCATTACTGGTGAAATGTGGGAACAGATGTATAATATATATGTGGAAGATGCCTACAATCTCGGAATGGATGAATGGTATGCTACTGAAAATCCTTGGGCTAAACAGGCTCTTGAATCCAAAATGTTAGAAGTAGCAATGAAAGATTACTGGGATGCTGACGATGCAATTTTAGAAAATTTGGCAAATGAATACATTCAGTCAGTAGTTGAATATGGAGTTACCTGCTGCCACCACACTTGTGGATTCCTTGAACTTAACGAGTGGGCAGTAACACATTCATCAGTTGACGAAGAAACACTAAAAGAGTTTGAAAGACTCTATGAGGAAGCTACACAAAAAGACATATCTATTTCAGAAGATAGTACGGAAGTTCAAGAACAAAATGACGAAAGTTCAAGCTCTGAACCAGATACCTATTCAAAAGTTTATTCTGGAAATGAATCAGTAGTCAAAGCAGTAAATGCAACAAACGCTACAATGGTGACAAACACTACGGTTACTGAAGATGCAGCACCAAGTGTGGGTTCTGATGGAGGAAGAAGTAGTTCTGGAAGTTCAAGTTCAGCAACAACCGCAGAATCATCCTCATCTTCAACATCAAAAACTCAGAAAGCATACGAAGTCACAATGAATGATGAACCGGAACAGTCTGAAACTTCTGGAACAACGGTTATCGCAATCGTTGGTGCAGTTGCAATGACTGGACTTGTTGGAGTTGGATACTTTAAGCAAAACCCAGAGATATTTACAAATATAATAAATGCTCTGAAACTTTTGAGAAGAAGATAA